A DNA window from Pogona vitticeps strain Pit_001003342236 chromosome 2, PviZW2.1, whole genome shotgun sequence contains the following coding sequences:
- the LOC140703827 gene encoding uncharacterized protein LOC140703827 — MANKKRRIAQKHLGQPQQELIIKQENREVNIGMARHGLHMKRLMQGRNHVNASHISRYQRTHAGEKLYPCMECGKSFSQNKSLHIHQRTHTGEKPYKCIECGKSFSHSSTLRLHKRTHTGEKPYKCMECGKSFSQSGTLQSHEITHTGEKPHKCMLCGKSFSRSGALKSHERTHTGEKPYKCMECGKSFSYSSSLRSHERTHTGEKPYKCMECGKSFSQSCQVRSHERTHTGEKPHKCMECGKSFSWSGVLRSHQSTHTGEKPHKCLECGKSYSRSGALRLHERTHTGEKPYKCMECGKNFTDSYGLRLHQRTHTGEKPYKCLECGKSFIQTGELRKHERTHTGEKRHKCMECGKIFSRSDQLTLHQRTHTGKKLYKCIECGKSFSQSGYLREHERTHTGEKPYKCLECGKSFSWNTNLRSHEKTHTGDKPHKCLECGKSFTHSYSLRLHQRTHTGEKPYKCMECGKSFSHGGTLRLHKRTHTGEKPHKCMECGKSFGDSSELRSHQRTHTGEKPYICMECGKSFSYSGSLRSHKRTHTGEKPHKCMECGKSFSQSGHLRSHERTHTGEKPYKCMECGKSFSWSAVLRLHQRTHTGEKPYKCIECGKSFIRSGVLRLHQRTHTGEKPYKCMDCGKSFSWSAVLRLHQRTHTGEK, encoded by the coding sequence ATGGcgaacaagaaaagaagaattgCCCAGAAACATCTCGGGCAGCCTCAGCAGGAACTCataatcaagcaagaaaacagagaagtgaACATTGGAATGGCCAGGCATGGACTTCACATGAAAAGACTgatgcaggggagaaaccacgtaaATGCATCTCACATCAGTAGATATCAAAGAACACATGCAGGGgagaaactgtatccatgtatggaatgtggaaagagcttcagtcagaacaagAGCCTCCATATACAccagagaactcacactggagagaaaccttataaatgcatagaatgtggaaagagctttagtcacagtagtacccttaggttacataaaagaacacacactggtgagaaaccgtataaatgcatggaatgtggaaaaagctttagtcagagtggtaccCTTCAGTCACATGaaataactcacactggggagaaaccacataaatgcatgttatgtggaaagagcttcagtcgcagtggtgcccttaagtcacatgaaagaactcacactggggagaaaccttataaatgcatggaatgtggaaagagctttagttacagtagtagccttaggtcacatgaaagaactcatactggggagaaaccgtataaatgcatggaatgtggaaagagctttagtcagagttgtcaagttaggtcacatgaaagaactcacactggggagaaaccacataaatgcatggaatgtggaaagagctttagttggagtGGTGTCCTTAGATCACATCAAagtactcacactggggagaaaccacataaatgcttggaatgtggaaagagctatagtcgcagtggtgcccttaggttacatgaaagaacacacactggggagaaaccgtataaatgcatggaatgtggaaaaaactTTACTGACAGTTATggccttagattacatcaaagaactcacactggggagaaaccgtataaatgcttggaatgtggaaagagctttattcagacTGGAGAActcaggaaacatgaaagaactcacactggggagaaacgacataaatgcatggaatgtggaaagatctttagtcgcagtgatcaaCTTacattacatcaaagaactcacacagggaagaaaTTGTACAAATgtattgaatgtggaaagagctttagtcagagtggatATCTTAgggaacatgaaagaactcacactggggagaaaccatataaatgcttggaatgtggaaagagctttagttggaatactaaccttaggtcacatgaaaaaactcacactggggataagccacataaatgcttggaatgtggaaaaagctttactCACAGTTATAGCCTTAGattgcatcaaagaactcacacaggggagaaaccctataaatgcatggaatgtggaaagagctttagtcatggtggtacccttaggttacataaaagaacacacactggggagaaaccacataaatgcatggaatgtggaaagagctttggtgacAGTAGtgaacttaggtcacatcaaagaactcacactggggagaaaccttatatatgcatggaatgtggaaagagttttagttaCAGTGGTAGCCTTAGGTCAcataaaagaactcacactggggagaaaccacataaatgcatggaatgtggaaagagctttagtcaaagtggtcaccttaggtcacatgaaagaacccacacaggggagaaaccgtataaatgcatggaatgtggaaagagctttagttggagtgctgtccttagattacatcaaagaactcacactggggagaaaccatataaatgcatagaatgtggaaagagctttattcgcaGTGGTGTCCTTcggttacatcaaagaacccacactggggagaaaccgtataaatgcatggactgtggaaagagctttagttggagtgctgtccttagattacatcaaagaacacacactggggagaaatag
- the LOC110069917 gene encoding uncharacterized protein LOC110069917 produces the protein MMNRGRQITQRHLGHPGQELIIKQENRELKIKVGRNGHHAKDLTQQRNHINACNLIRRHTTHKRKKLYPCKECGKSFNRSDTLRSHERTHTGEKSYKCMECGKSFSQSNSLNIHQRTHTGEKPYPCMECGKSFSQSGHLRSHQRTHTGEKPYKCIECGKSFSHNRLRSHQRIHTGEKPYKCMECGKTFSQSGYLRSHQITHTAEKPYTCIECGKSFSHNNRLRSHQKIHTGEKLYPCMICGKNFNQCGHLRSHKITHTAEKPYKCIECGKSFSHNNKLRSHQRIHTGEKPYKCMECGKTFSQSGYLKSHQITHTGEKPYKCIECGKSFSHNHYLNIHQRTHTGVKPYPCMECGKNFSQSGHLRSHQRTHTGEKPYKCIECGKRFSDNNNLSIHQRTHTGVKPYKCMECGKGFSQSGHLRAHQIAHTGKKPYKCLDCEKSFSQNHDLNIHQRTHTGEKPYPCLECGKSFSQSGHLRSHQRTHTGMKPYPCLECGKSFSQSGYLGSHQITHTGEKPYKCIECGKTFSQSSYFRSHQRTHTGEKPYKCMECGKSFSHSGYLRSHQRTHTG, from the coding sequence atgatgaacaggGGAAGACAAATAACCCAGCGACACCTGGGGCATCCTGGGCAGGAACTCataatcaagcaagaaaacagagaattgaaaatcaAAGTGGGCAGGAATGGTCATCATGCGAAAGACCTCACGCAgcagagaaaccatataaatgcatgtaaCCTCATTAGACGTCATACAACTCACAAAAGGAAGAAACTGTATCCATgtaaggaatgtggaaagagcttcaatcggaGTGAtacccttaggtcacatgaaagaacacacactggggagaaatcatataaatgcatggaatgtggaaagagcttcagtcagagcaataGCCTCAAcatacatcaaagaactcacactggggagaaaccatatccatgtatggaatgtgggaagagctttagtcagagtggtcaccttaggtcccatcaaagaacccacacaggtgagaaaccatataaatgcatagaatgtggaaagagcttcagtcacaatagacttaggtcacatcaaagaattcacactggggagaaaccatataaatgcatggaatgtgggaagacctttagtcagagtggttACCTTAGGTCGCATCAAATAACCCACACAGctgagaaaccatatacatgcatagaatgtggaaagagcttcagtcacaacaatagacttaggtcacatcaaaaaattcacactggggagaaactgtatccatgtatgATTTGTGGGAAGAACTTTAATCAGtgtggtcaccttaggtcacataaaataacacatacagctgagaaaccatataaatgcatagaatgtggaaagagtttcagtcacaaCAATAAACTTAGGTcgcatcaaagaattcacactggggagaagccatataaatgcatggaatgtgggaagacctttagtcagagtggttaccttaagtcacatcaaataACCCACACAggtgaaaaaccatataaatgcatagaatgtggaaagagcttcagtcacaaccATTATCTGAATatacatcaaagaacacacactggggtGAAACCATATCCATGTATGGAATGCGGAAAGAACTTTAGTCaaagtggtcaccttaggtcacatcaaagaacccacacaggtgagaaaccatataaatgcatagaatgtggaaagaggttcaGTGACAACAATAACCTCAgtatacatcaaagaactcacactggagtgaaaccatataaatgcatggaatgtggaaagggctttagtcagagtggtcaccttagggcACATCAAATAGCCCACACAGgtaagaaaccatataaatgcctagactgtgaaaagagcttcagtcagaaccaTGACCTCAatatacatcaaagaactcatactggggaaaaaccatatccatgtttggaatgtgggaagagctttagtcagagtggtcaccttaggtcacatcaaagaactcacactgggatGAAACCATATCCatgtttggaatgtgggaagagctttagtcaaagtggTTACCTTGGCTCACATCAAataacccacacaggggagaaaccatataaatgcattgaatgtgggaagacctttagtcagagtagttactttaggtcacatcaaagaacccacacaggtgagaaaccttataaatgcatggaatgtgggaagagttttaGTCATAGTGGttaccttaggtcacatcaaagaacccacacaggtTAG